A window of the Alnus glutinosa chromosome 4, dhAlnGlut1.1, whole genome shotgun sequence genome harbors these coding sequences:
- the LOC133865859 gene encoding protein MIZU-KUSSEI 1, translating to MKQAMAKSAQDFSSKRHFHWTNKVGNEDDEQVPSFKSSSKTLDEEKKEDDHKGAEPEAPPVTASAAHVPKRKQLQAIAVSRLRSVLTAFGKNRSNLPLGLGPRVVGTLFGYRRGHVHFAFQRDPTSQPAFLIELATPISGLVREMASGLVRIALECDKEKEKEKEEEKKGVRLLEEPVWRTYCNGKKSGFATRRECGPKEWKVLKAVEPISMGAGVLPGNEAEAGSDGELMYMRAKFERIVGSRDSEAFYMMNPDSNGAPELSIYLLRV from the coding sequence ATGAAGCAAGCCATGGCGAAGAGCGCTCAAGATTTCTCCTCTAAGAGGCACTTCCACTGGACAAACAAGGTTGGAAACGAAGACGACGAACAAGTTCCAAGCTTCAAATCCTCCTCAAAGACCCTcgatgaagagaaaaaagaagatgatcATAAGGGTGCTGAGCCCGAAGCACCACCTGTTACAGCTTCTGCAGCACACGTACCAAAGAGGAAACAACTGCAAGCTATAGCCGTTTCCAGGCTCCGATCGGTTTTGACTGCGTTTGGGAAGAACCGGTCGAACCTGCCGCTGGGTCTTGGTCCCCGAGTGGTAGGCACCCTCTTTGGATATCGACGCGGGCACGTACATTTCGCATTCCAAAGAGATCCCACTTCTCAACCTGCCTTCCTGATTGAGCTGGCTACGCCAATTAGTGGCTTGGTTCGGGAAATGGCATCTGGGTTGGTTCGAATCGCATTGGAGTgtgataaagaaaaagaaaaagaaaaagaagaagaaaagaaaggtgtGAGACTACTTGAAGAGCCGGTGTGGAGGACTTATTGCAATGGAAAGAAGAGCGGATTTGCAACGAGGAGAGAGTGTGGGCCTAAGGAGTGGAAGGTGTTGAAGGCCGTGGAGCCGATTTCAATGGGTGCGGGCGTTCTGCCTGGGAATGAAGCTGAAGCTGGGTCCGATGGAGAACTCATGTACATGAGGGCCAAGTTTGAGAGAATTGTGGGGTCCAGGGATTCTGAGGCTTTCTACATGATGAACCCTGATAGCAATGGAGCTCCTGAGCTCAGTATCTATTTGCTTAGAGTCTAA
- the LOC133865860 gene encoding protein Dr1 homolog isoform X1, which translates to MEPMDIVGKSKEDASLPKATMTKIIKEMLPPDVRVARDAQDLLIECCVEFINLVSSESNEVCSREEKRTIAPEHVLKALEVLGFGEYIEEVYAAYEQHKIETMQDSLKGGKWSNGAEMTEEEALAEQQRMFAEARARMNGGVAPPKQPDPDQTIES; encoded by the exons ATGGAGCCGATGGATATCGTTGGGAAGTCCAAGGAAGACGCTTCGCTTCCAAAAG CAACTATGACCAAAATCATCAAGGAGATGTTGCCTCCAGATGTACGTGTTGCAAGAGATGCTCAAGATCTTTTAATTGAGTGTTGTGTAG AATTTATAAACCTTGTCTCATCAGAGTCTAATGAAGTTTGTAGCAGAGAGGAGAAAAGAACTATTGCACCCGAGCATGTACTTAAGGCTTTAGAG GTTCTGGGGTTTGGTGAGTACATTGAGGAGGTCTATGCAGCTTACGAACAACACAAGATTGAGACCATG CAGGACTCTCTAAAAGGTGGCAAGTGGAGCAATGGAGCTGAGATGACTGAGGAAGAAGCTTTAGCTGAGCAACAGAGAATGTTTGCGGAGGCTCGTGCAAGAATGAACGGTGGGGTGGCTCCCCCGAAGCAACCTGATCCTGACCAAACTATAGAGAGCTAA
- the LOC133865860 gene encoding protein Dr1 homolog isoform X2: MEPMDIVGKSKEDASLPKATMTKIIKEMLPPDVRVARDAQDLLIECCVEFINLVSSESNEVCSREEKRTIAPEHVLKALEVLGFGEYIEEVYAAYEQHKIETMDSLKGGKWSNGAEMTEEEALAEQQRMFAEARARMNGGVAPPKQPDPDQTIES, encoded by the exons ATGGAGCCGATGGATATCGTTGGGAAGTCCAAGGAAGACGCTTCGCTTCCAAAAG CAACTATGACCAAAATCATCAAGGAGATGTTGCCTCCAGATGTACGTGTTGCAAGAGATGCTCAAGATCTTTTAATTGAGTGTTGTGTAG AATTTATAAACCTTGTCTCATCAGAGTCTAATGAAGTTTGTAGCAGAGAGGAGAAAAGAACTATTGCACCCGAGCATGTACTTAAGGCTTTAGAG GTTCTGGGGTTTGGTGAGTACATTGAGGAGGTCTATGCAGCTTACGAACAACACAAGATTGAGACCATG GACTCTCTAAAAGGTGGCAAGTGGAGCAATGGAGCTGAGATGACTGAGGAAGAAGCTTTAGCTGAGCAACAGAGAATGTTTGCGGAGGCTCGTGCAAGAATGAACGGTGGGGTGGCTCCCCCGAAGCAACCTGATCCTGACCAAACTATAGAGAGCTAA